A window of the Citrus sinensis cultivar Valencia sweet orange chromosome 9, DVS_A1.0, whole genome shotgun sequence genome harbors these coding sequences:
- the LOC102607862 gene encoding uncharacterized protein LOC102607862, which produces MVCFCFLVDQKRKISSSKPVAGTCSRCRRGASVADMKTVTRFCYVPFYCKSWKAIICTFCGALLKSYR; this is translated from the coding sequence ATGGTTTGTTTCTGCTTCTTGGTAGACCAGAAGAGGAAGATTAGCAGCAGCAAGCCCGTGGCCGGGACGTGTTCGCGATGCCGCCGTGGCGCCAGCGTGGCGGACATGAAAACGGTGACGAGATTTTGTTACGTTCCATTTTACTGCAAATCTTGGAAAGCTATTATATGTACGTTTTGTGGAGCTTTGCTTAAGTCTTACAGATGA